In Asterias rubens chromosome 17, eAstRub1.3, whole genome shotgun sequence, a genomic segment contains:
- the LOC117301493 gene encoding calmodulin-like protein 11 produces the protein MTYFSSDTPTIVLKSIFAKYDKDGSGCLSQDELKDMARQDFGMTKAQAEAFILLTDKDGNQKISFEEFIEWIRSGDRFSAIDDKSKFYRLQKAITLFKELDKDGSGVLEKSEVNSLLLSQGGKPEHFDSHLKALDKSGDGTVSFPEFLDYLNWIPRD, from the coding sequence ATGACGTATTTCAGCAGTGACACTCCAACTATAGTTTTGAAGAGTATTTTTGCCAAATATGACAAGGACGGAAGTGGGTGCCTCAGCCAAGATGAACTGAAGGACATGGCACGGCAAGACTTTGGCATGACTAAGGCCCAGGCCGAAGCCTTCATCCTACTCACAGACAAAGATGGCAACCAGAAGATCAGCTTTGAAGAGTTCATCGAGTGGATTCGAAGCGGAGATCGTTTCTCCGCAATCGATGAcaagtccaaattttaccgtcTGCAGAAAGCTATCACCTTGTTCAAGGAGTTAGACAAGGATGGGAGTGGTGTCTTGGAGAAGTCTGaagtcaattctttgcttcTTTCCCAAGGGGGGAAACCAGAACATTTTGACTCTCATCTTAAGGCATTGGATAAGAGTGGAGATGGAACTGTGTCCTTTCCAGAGTTTCTTGATTATCTTAACTGGATTCCTAGAGATTAA